The following coding sequences lie in one Arachis hypogaea cultivar Tifrunner chromosome 4, arahy.Tifrunner.gnm2.J5K5, whole genome shotgun sequence genomic window:
- the LOC112795404 gene encoding receptor-like protein kinase ANXUR2 — translation MYIPNGSLHYHLNWNESALTWKKRLEICIGVAEGLNYLHTASIFHHNIKLSNILLDYDMVPKLSDFGLPWSKKIHAEDYAAPVLLQGDDFTDKCDVYSFGIILLKMLLTNKLPIVEGVIYLNLKGKIAPQCWEVFLNITKCCLKFEANERPTMNEVIYY, via the exons ATGTATATTCCCAATGGATCTCTCCATTATCACTTAAATTGGAATGAATCAGCTCTAACATGGAAGAAAAGACTAGAAATATGCATTGGAGTAGCAGAAGGATTGAACTACCTTCACACAGCATCAATTTTTCACCATAACATAAAACTCAGCAACATCCTTTTGGATTATGATATGGTGCCCAAACTCTCAGATTTTGGGCTCCCCTGGTCCAAGAAAATTCATGCAG AAGATTATGCTGCTCCGGTGTTGTTACAAGGAGATGATTTCACAGATAAATGTGATGTTTATTCCTTTGGTATAATTCTCTTAAAAATGCTATTAACAAACAAGCTACCAATTGTTGAAGGGGTTATTTATCTCAATCTAAAGGGAAAGATTGCACCACAGTGTTGGGAAGTATTCTTGAATATCACAAAATGCTGTTTGAAGTTTGAAGCAAATGAGAGACCAACAATGAATGAAGTGATATATTATTAA